The following are encoded together in the Lagopus muta isolate bLagMut1 chromosome Z, bLagMut1 primary, whole genome shotgun sequence genome:
- the RFESD gene encoding Rieske domain-containing protein, protein MLDLIILSVHFFTCFLISVLIWWGSKDMVLHSPSKGTAETEPDDLVLVGKEDDIKKSQRITAKVNGREVVVFYHEGRFYALDSRCYHEGGPLHLGEIEDIDGQTCIICPWHKYTITLETGEGLYQGINPLEPSPTPRWQSKGVKQRTHKVTVKNRNVYVSPPDMSVSFDSDYFAEKYKNGGDLAMKK, encoded by the exons ATGTTGGACCTCATTATTCTGAGCGTTCATTTCTTCACCTGCTTTCTCATCTCTGTTTTGATCTGGTGGGGATCTAAG GACATGGTTTTGCACAGCCCAAGCAAAGGAACAGCTGAAACGGAGCCAGATGACCTTGTATTGGTTGGAAAAGAAGATGATATAAAAAAGTCCCAAAGAATAACAGCCAAAGTCAATGGCAGAGAAGTTGTTGTTTTCTACCATGAAGGGAGATTTTATGCTCTGGACTCTCGCTGTTACC ATGAAGGTGGCCCTTTACATCTTGGAGAAATAGAG gaCATTGATGGTCAGACATGTATTATCTGTCCTTGGCATAAATATACAATCACACTGGAAACAGGAGAAGGATTATATCAAGGAATAAACCCTTTGGAGCCATCACCAACACCACGGTGGCAGTCAAAAGGAGTAAAACAAAGAACTCATAAAGTTACAGTGAAGAATAGGAATGTTTATGTGAGTCCTCCAGATATGTCTGTAAGTTTTGACTCTGATTATTTTgctgagaaatacaaaaatggTGGTGATTTagctatgaaaaaataa
- the ARSK gene encoding arylsulfatase K: protein MLGVVVLPLRARAPVCGAMRRGAPPVLLRGLLLVATAHCATPRPLRHSSRPNVVLLACDSFDGRLTFYPGNQTVDLPFINFMKRHGSVFLNAYTNSPICCPSRAAMWSGLFTHLTESWNNFKGLDPDYVTWMDLMQKHGYYTQKYGKLDYTSGHHSVSNRVEAWTRDVEFLLRQEGRPKVNLTGDRRHVRVMETDWQVTDRAVTWIKKEAINLTQPFALYLGLNLPHPYPSPYAGENFGSSTFLTSPYWLEKVKYEAIKIPTWSSLSEMHPVDYYSSYTKNCTGEFTKQEVRSIRAFYYAMCAETDAMLGEVISALRDTDLLKKTVVMFTSDHGELAMEHRQFYKMSMYEGSSHVPLLVMGPGIKQQQQVSTVVSLVDIYPTMLDLARIPVLQNLSGYSLLPLLLEKAEDEASHRGPRPSWVLSEFHGCNVNASTYMLRIDQWKYITYMDGVSVPPQLFDLSADPDELTNVAIKFPETVQSLDKILRSVVNYPRVSSSVQNYNKRQFISWKQSLGQNYSNVIANLRWHQDWSKEPKKYEDAIDRWLSQREQIN, encoded by the exons ATGCTGGGAGTTGTAGTTCTGCCCCTCCGCGCCAGAGCGCCCGTCTGCGGGGCAATGCGGAGAGGCGCGCCGCCGGTGTTGCTGCGGGGGCTTCTCCTCGTGGCTACCGCGCACTGCGCAACGCCGAGGCCGCTCAGGCATTCCTCCCGGCCAAACGTGGTGCTGCTGGCCTGCGACTCCTTC GATGGGCGTTTGACATTTTATCCTGGAAATCAGACTGTGGATTTGCCTTTCATAAATTTTATGAAAAGACATGGCTCTGTCTTTCTCAATGCCTATACCAACTCTCCAATTTGTTGTCCTTCTCGTGCAG caatGTGGAGTGGTCTTTTCACACACTTAACTGAATCATGGAATAACTTCAAAGGTCTAGATCCGGATTATGTAACATGGATGGATCTCATGCAGAAGCATGGCTACTACACACAAAAGTATGGGAAATTGGATTATACTTCTGGACATCATTCAGTGAG CAACCGTGTGGAAGCCTGGACTAGAGATGTTGAATTCCTGCTCCGGCAAGAGGGAAGACCCAAGGTAAATCTTACTGGTGACAGGAGGCATGTGAGAGTGATGGAAACTGATTGGCAGGTTACTGACAGAGCAGTGACTTGGATAAAGAAAGAAGCCATTAACCTCACCCAACCATTTGCTCTTTACTTGGGGCTAAATTTGCCACATCCATATCCGTCACCTTACGCAGGAGAAAATTTTGGATCCTCTACATTTTTAACGTCTCCATATTGGCTTGAAAAG GTAAAATATGAAGCTATTAAAATTCCCACGTGGTCTTCACTTTCAGAGATGCATCCAGTAGACTATTATTCATCTTACACCAAAAACTGTACAGGAGAGTTTACAAAGCAAGAAGTGAGAAGCATTAGAGCATTTTATTATGCTATGTGTGCAGAGACAGATGCTATGCTTG GTGAGGTTATTTCAGCTCTGAGAGATACTGATCTTCTTAAGAAAACGGTCGTTATGTTCACTTCAGATCATGGGGAACTTGCTATGGAGCACCGTCAGTTCTATAAAATGAGCATGTATGAAGGAAGTTCCCATGTTCCTCTTCTAGTTATGGGCCCAGGcataaaacaacagcagcaagtaTCAACTGTGGTCTCTCTGGTGGATATATATCCTACCATGCTTG ATCTAGCAAGAATTCCTGTCCTACAGAACCTCAGTGGATATTCTCTTTTACCCCTGCTGCTTGAAAAGGCGGAGGATGAAGCGTCACACAGAGGGCCTCGGCCCTCGTGGGTGCTGAGTGAGTTCCATGGCTGCAATGTGAATGCTTCCACATACATGCTTCGAATTGATCAGTGGAAGTATATCACGTACATGGATGGCGTTTCGGTGCCTCCACAGCTGTTTG ACCTTTCTGCCGATCCGGATGAGCTGACAAATGTTGCCATAAAATTCCCAGAAACTGTACAATCCTTGGACAAAATACTTCGCTCAGTAGTGAACTATCCAAGGGTTTCTTCATCTGTTCAGAACTATAACAAAAGGCAGTTTATCAGCTGGAAACAAAGTTTGGGCCAGAATTACTCAAACGTTATAGCCAACCTTAGATGGCATCAAGACTGGTCAAAGGAACCAAAAAAATATGAGGATGCAATTGATAGGTGGCTCAGCCAAAGGGAACAAATAAactaa